The nucleotide sequence GGCCACGGCCGTGGTGTCTGAACCTCCGCGACCAAGAGTGGTGATATTAAACTGATCATCAATTCCTTGGAAACCGGCAATCACGGGAATTTCGTCGTTTTCCAAAGATTTTAAAAGATTCTCGGTTTTAATATTGGTGATGCGGGCGCGAGAGTAGAGAGAGTCGGTCTGAATTCCCAACTGGAAACCGAGAAATGGGTGAGCTTTGTATCCGCGTTTTTCAAGAGCTATGGAAAGTAACGAAACAGAAACCTGTTCGCCAGAGGCTACAAGCATGTCGTAGGCAGGGCCGCGGAAGCCGGGGAGGATTTCCTGAGCTTGCGCCACAAGACGATTCGTTTCACCGGCCATGGCAGAGACCACCACGACAAAACGCTGACCTTTTTTGTGATCTTCGATCAGGCGATCCGCCACACGTTCGATCCGCTCGATGGAGCCGACCGAAGTGCCTCCGAATTTTTTAACAATAATTTGATCCGCTTTTTCTCTTTTATTCATGCCGGGGCAGTCATATCAAAAAATGGGGGTGAATAGAAGCGGGTTTTAAAAATTTTGAAATGATTCTAGGCTTTTATTGATTGCTTGGCGGCCCCTCGCTTTGTATAAGGAGATATTCCTTATGAAGATTCGAGTTTTGTTCCGCTTTGTCCTATTCCATCTCCTTTTCTTATCACTGCTTCGAGTGATTTTTTATTTCGTTTTTAATACTCCCTCCGGTTATAGCGGGGCAGAGCTTGTGAAGGCCTTTTATCTCGGCGCCAAATTTGATCTTCGTCTTATACTCTTGATGGCGTTCCCTTTGATTTTTGTGGGATGGGGGGATTTTCAGCCCTTAACCTCGTTAAAAACCCGCCGCGTATGGAGCATAGTTTACGTCTTTTTGATGGCTGGGGTGGCGATCACCTACATTTTAGATTTTGGTCACTTTGGGTATCTGGCGACGCGAATCAACTCCACCGTTTTCGCCTTTCTCAAAGATCCCGACATCTCGGGGCGAATGCTTTGGCAGTCTTATCCGGTGATCTGGATCACTCTCGGTTTTTTATTGTTCCTGGGGATCTACTACCGCCTATTTATGAGCCTTATTCTTAAGACCAGAAAGACCTACATTATTTGGATTCCACCCTCGGCGCTTTTACTTTCGTTTGTTGTGGTTTTCTTTTATGGCCTTTACGGGCACTTTTCCCAGTATCCTTTACGCTGGAGTGACGCTTTCTTTTCGCCGCATCACTTTTTATCTCATCTCTCGCTCAACCCCGTTTTATACTTAGTCGAAACTTCCGAGTTTCAGGATCGGAAAACCGTGGATATTGATAAGGTGAGAGGAAGTTATTCGATTCTTGCTTCTTATTTGGGTGTGGATCAGCCCGATGAAAACACTTTGAACTTCTCCCGAAAAGTTTTCGCGGCCGAAGGGGCCTCTGCTCATCCCGCGGGAACTCCGCCTTTGAATGTGGTTGTTATCGTCATGGAATCCATGGCCATCAGTAAGACAAGTCTCACCGCCAATCCGCTACGTCCCACTCCCTCTCTAGAGGCTCTCGCCAAAGACAGCTATTGGTTTTCCAACTACTACAGTCCCACCGAAGGAACAGCGAGAAATATGTTCGGCATCATGACGGCGATCCCCGATGTTTATAAGGGCGAAACATCCTCGCGCAATCCGTTGACCGTCGATCAGCACGTGATCATGAACGATTACAACAACTATAAAAAATGGTATTTTTTAGGGGGAAGCGCCAGCTGGGCCAATATTCGCGGGATCTTTTCTCATAACATCGAAGGCATTGATATCATCGAAGAGGGCTCGTTTGCCAAAGGTCGCACCGACGTTTGGGGAATCTCCGATCTGGATCTTTTTATTGAAGCCCACCGTCGTTTTGCTGAGCACCCCAAGGACAAACCCTTTGTTGCAGTTATTCAAACGGCCAGCTTCCATCGGCCGTACACCATCCCCAAAGATTCTAAAGGTTTTAAAAATTTAAATGTGGATTTAAAAAGCCTCAAAGAGGCCGGTTTTTATTCTTTGGAGCAATTCAACTCGTTAAGATTTTCGGATTTCAGCTTGGGATATTTCTTTAAGCTGGCGCGCAAGAGCGGCTACTATAAAAACACGCTATTTGTTGTCACCGGAGATCATGGATTGCCTGACGATGGGGGAATCAATGTCACAGAAGCGCGGCAAGCTTTGATCCTCGAAAAATATCATGTTCCACTCATTCTCCATAATAAGCATCTTTTTCCCAACACGTTTAATGATTCCCGTCCCGCAAGTCACTTAGATGTCATGACGACAGCGGCATCCTTAGCGCGAGTCAACCATGTGAACACGACTCTCGGCCGCAATCTTTTTGACTCACGTTTTGATCAAGAACGTTATGCATTTATATATAATTACAGTTCGGTGGCTAACGAGTACGGGCTTATTAACGAGGACTATTACTACCGACACGATGACGTGGTCGGTGATCAATTTTATAATTACAGCGCCGATTCGGGGGCTAAGGATGTGAAAGAGCAGTTCCCCGAACTCTTCCAACGCATGAAGGCCTTAGCTCAAGCCTATTACGAAACCGCTCGTTACATGCTCTACAACAACAAAAAGCACCAACCGTAGTTGATGCTTTTTGTTTTTCTTTAAACTTTTTAAGAAAGTCTATTTAGTACATTCTATTTAACTGAGCATTGAGTAAAGATACCGTCGAAGAATCCGATCCCGAGGGACTTTAGATTTGGGTCCATGATGTGTTGAGCATTTTTGGGAGATGCTAACAGCATTTGGACAGCTTCGGCAGCCGATAACTTTTTACCCTTAACGATGTTCTCCACCACAGTGCCCACAAGGCCGAGTTCAGCAACACGGTCCTCGGGAGTAGAGCCATCAGATCCGAAGTGGGAGAGAAGCGAGTTTAAAGATAAGTCCTGAGAGTGAGACTGCGCCGCTTGGGCACAAATCGGGTTGAAGGGAAGAATCGATAAATCGTTCTGTTTACGAATTTGGTTGATGAAACCAAAAACCTGACAAGCCACAGGATTCATGCTTCCGCAGGCAGGATTCACTGTGCCGTTATTTAAGAAGCCGGCGTAAGTCTGCACGGTTTGGAGAAGCGACGCCAATTCCGGAGTGCCACTTTGACCGACAAGACCCGTCAGGATGTTGATCATGCCACTCACGTCATTAATGTTTTGAATATTGAGAAGAGCCGAGAAGGGGTTCGCCCCAGCGTTGTTTTGGAGCATCAGATTTGCTAATTGACCGATCACCTGAGTGACTCCGCTATGGCCCGTGGGTAATAGTCCTGCAAGGCCACTGGCCGATCCCCCACAACCTAAGAGAAGGTTCGCGATCGTAGGCACCGCAGCGCCGACTAAAGGATTTCCACCCATGAAGATCTGAGATCCAATTCCTAAAAGACTCGAAATGGTTGAGCAAGTGCCGTTAGAGCCCGAGGCGCCGCTCCCACCAAAAAGATTTCCGATGATGTTTGTGAGTCCAGCGGTCGTTCCGTTGCCACCACCAAACAGTCCACCGAGCATATTCCCAAGTCCAACCGAGTTGTTGTTATTTTGGATCGAACCAATCACATTTAAGATCTGATTCAGATCCGGTTGCGGAGTGGTGTGAGTGGTAGTGGTGTTGGTCGTGCCGAGGTCGGCGTTAAGGACCGGTGCATATTGTGAGGACTGTGCCTGTTGGTCAGCATCGATATTCTGCGCGCTCATCTTCTTACCGCAGTTGACTGTAAACAGTCCTGCCGCAAGAAGTAGTATCAACTTCTTCATACGAAATCTCCCTATAATGTTGTTTCTCATTGGCGGGAATCACGTGCAGCAGTTCGCCTGCTTTTTCTTCGGCTCCCCACCCAAGGTCCTGAATTAATAATTGATAGATTTATGAATTAACGGCGAAAGAACGCGGTAAACGTATGACTAAGGTCCGGGTGAAAAAAGGTTAGTCACTTTCTACCTCCTTGCAAGAGGTGAGATCTTCTGAGGATTTGGCAGAAACTGTCGAACAAGTCGCCAAGGGCCCCGGTTTGCATTTTGATGGTGAGATGGAGGTCCTCAGACCGCTGGCTGGTTCTAGTTTGACACTGAATTTCCAAGAGGGAAGGCCCTGCTCAAGTTCTAAGCTAAACTGCGCGGAATTTCACTGTTCAACTGTATATTTTTCATGACGAGGTGCAATTTTTGTTATTCTGTGTTACCTCTATCCCTCTACGTTAAGACCATAAGACAGCTTTAGGAGGGTGTTTTGGAAATAGTTGAGAATCAAGAAGTGGAAAAAGAAGTGGTTTTTCAGCACCTCGATGACATTGATGAGATCGATCAATACGACAATATATTAGAACTCGATGAGTCTCAGTACCCAAAATTTACGTTGGCTAAAAACAAAGCGCGTTTTTTGCGTATGGTGACCTGGTACCGCCAGAAGGAAGAATGGATCGAAGTGGGTCCATTGAGTCAAGTTAGCAAATTATTTAAGCAGCAGACCAAAGAGCTCGAAGGGATTCGCGCCAGTAAAATGGATTACGAAATGGAACTAGAGACAGGAACATTAACTCCGAGTCAGCGTTCGTATCGTAAGGATGAACTTAAAATGTGTAAAGTTCATGAGAAAATGGCCGTACATCTCATTGCTAAATTGCAGAAGAAGATCAAATCGGGCCGTCGATAATATTTTTGCTTAAATCTGTAATTTCCTTAAAAAACTCATTCTTGCGCCGAGGTCATTTTAGACGAGGCGGTCCAAGAATGAGTTTTTGCATTTCTGCCCAACCAGTGCTTATATACGAAGTTCATGGAATCGAGAGAAATTAAATTTATAGTTGCGAGTATTTTCGTTCACGGTCTGATCTTCGCCTCGATGATTATTGATCTTAAGTGGAACAAAAAAGAAGTCTACACGGACAGCGATGTTCTTCTTATGGGAGAAAATACAGGCACGAAGATCAATCCCCCAAAGCCTAAGGCGGATAAAGTTCTCAAGCCCAAGGTTCCTATGGAGAACGATCCCAACGCCGTCAAAACCAATGAGCGTGTGGCGCAAGAGGAGACCGAACAGTCCGAAGGGACATTTGGACAAGGTGGAACAAAACCCCTCGAGTATTTCACAGAGTTATCGGCGTGGATTAAGGTCAATCAAAAGTATCCCAAAATGGCTCGACGTTTAGGCCAAGAGGGCGATGTGAAAGTCGGCTTTAACGTCAACCCGGATGGCCGATTAACTGATATTCGAGTGATTGAGCAGAGCCCTCACGAAGCATTGAATCAGGCCGCCACAGAATTAATCGCGGCTTCGAGCCCGTTTAAACCTTTTCCAGATAATTTTCCGAAAAAGCCGATCTGGAAGGAACAACCTGTTTCTTATAAACTCGTCGAATAATGTCATTCACTCAAAGCGTTTTCATCTTGGGTTTACTCATTTTAAACTCGTGCTCTTCTCCACCGAGCGATGAGAACGCAGGAATGCAGTTCACTGTAATTTGTCGTAACGAGGTCCAAGACTGCTACACCAAAGCTCAAGATCTTTGCCCTAAGGGGTACCTCGTGGTGAACCGCGTCCGCGGAATTAAATTAGATGAGCAGACCACAGAGTACCGCGCTCTGATTCGCTGTAAGCTTTAAAATCGAAAAGAGATAAAATACATCTTTTAATTATTTGCTGGCGAAGGGTGGGCTCCAGTTTTATTTTTGGGCCATGAAGATATCTTTTTATTTTTATTTTGTGATTGGAGTTCTTTCATTCTCGGCGTGCTCGTCGAAGCCCATTCAGCTGGATCCAAAGCAAAATGTACCTTGGACCGAAGATCTAGAGAAAACAGCCCCTCATCCAGCTCCCTACGTGGCCCTTTTTAAAAACAAGGGGAAAAAGCTATATTATCTTGCCGCCCATCATGACAACCATGTGAATTCTCCGACCTTCAAGTTAGTGCGGCAAGCCTTTGAGGATTACAATATCAAAGCCGTGATTATCGAGGGGGTGTTTGCCTCTATGGGTGAGAGTCCTTTTGCCGTTTTAAAAACGGCGTCTGCCACTTGGGAGGATGAATTCGTCGGCGATGGGGAGTCGGGCTATTCCGCTGTGCTGGCCACCACGCGAGAGATTCCATTCTTTGGTGGTGAGCCCGATGATCTGGATGTTTATCAAGCCATGCTGGCTGAGAAATACTCTCCCGAAGATATGGTCGGGTATTATTTAGTTCGCCAGTACCCTCAGTGGGTGCGGCAGAAGCGATTGGAGAAAAAATCTCTAGAAAAAACGGCGGGTGATTTTATTGCTTACACGTGCCGACAGTTTTCAATCCCGGCTAACGACTGCACCAACTACGATAAATTTAAAGTGTGGTACAAACAGAAAAATCGGAAAGACTTCCCCAAAAACTTCGATAAAGAGGAATCGGCCCCTTACAGTCACGGCAAGTATTTCACTCAGAGGATTTCTCATCGCGTAGGTCGCTTTCGTGATGCCTTTATTGTGAAGCAGATTGCGACTCATCTTAATGCCCACAAAAATGTCTTGATCGTTTATGGAGCGAGCCATCTTTTGACTCAGCTTCCCGCCCTCCAACAAGGTTTGGGAGACCCTGAATACGTCACCCTAAAGCCTTAGGCGTCTTCGGCCAGTTAAGACTTTTTCCAACGGGTTTTGACTTTAAGGTCGGCTTTAGTCACCTTTTTTTTCATCGACTTTTTATAGTCGGTCAACTTTTGGGTGAGTTGAGTGTCGCTGACGGCGAGTATTCGAACGGCGAGGAGAGCGGCATTGGACGCATTATCAATGGCGACGGTGGCCACCGGTACTCCTTTCGGCATTTGCGCGATCGAGAGCAGAGAATCAATCCCATTCAAATGTTTTAATTTGACCGGAACACCGATGACCGGGAGGGTTGTGGCCGAGGCCATCATTCCCGGGAGGTGAGCGGCGCCGCCCGCTCCCGCGATAATCACTTTAAATCCTTTATCGGAGGCCGTTTCGGCAAATTCGAGCATGGCTTCGGGCGTGCGGTGAGCTGAGAGGATCCGAACTTCAAAGCTCACGCCGAAATCTTTTAAAACTTGGGCCGCGTCGTTCATCACGCGTAAGTCAGAATCACTTCCCATGGCAATGGCCACATCTTTTTGTGCTCTAGATTTTTTCATAACTGAACTTTCTCTCGCGCCTTGAGCGCTTTTTTGAGGGCTTTCTTAGGATTAGATCCTACACTGTTCATGTGTCCCATCTTGCGGCCCACGCGGTTTTGTTTTTTCCCATACCAATGAATCGCCACATCCTCGGAGACTTTCCATTGAGGGGTGACGTTTTCATTTTCACCGAGCAGGTTCACCATGGCAAAGCCGCCGTGAGGAGACGTTGGAATCTCGAGGGAGGCGCCGATGACGGCCTTTAAGTGGAGAGCGAATTGATCCACTTGAAAAGCGTCCATGGTGTAGTGGCCAGAATTGTGCACCCGCGGAGCAATCTCGTTAACGAATAATCCCTTTTTAGTTTCGAAAAATTCGATACCCATGACGCCGACATAATCTATTTTGTTCAAAAACTTTTTTATTTTTTTTGAGAGTGTCATGAACTTTTTATTTTGAATCGGTCCCATGGTCCAAAAGCAGCGCGAATCTTTTTGTAAGGATTCGACCAGCGGATAGTGGGTCACTTCGCCTTTCCGATTTCTTGCAAAGATGCACGCCAGTTCTCTTTGGAACGGAATGAATTGTTCGGCGATAAATTTTTCGTTTTGAAGAGCAGGTGTTGCTTCGAGGCGGGCGAGCATTTCGTTTGCGGCCTGCTGATCGCGAATAACATAGGTTCCGTAGCCGTCATAACCAAAACGTCGTTTTTTTAAAACCAGAGGGACTTCGAGTTGACCCAACACTTGAGACATTTGTTCGCTATTTTCGATATTGAGCCAAGGAGCCGTAGGGATGGAGTGATCATCGAAGAGTTGCTTTTGAGTCTTACGGTCCTGCAAGACGCCCATCAATTCGGGGGTTGGAAATAAACGGTTTTTACCTTTGTTCGCGCGAGCGAGCAGTTCGGCATCTAAGAATTCACTCTCGAAAGTGACGACATCCATCTCGCCGAGAAACTGGCGGAGAGCGTTTTCATCGTTCATTTTATTTTTGTGGTGATGAGCTGTCACTTGGGCTGCGGGATCGTCGGAGGATTCGGAGTAGATGTGAGTTTCGAATCCCATTTTGTGTGCGGCGAGGGTGAGCATGCGCGCTAATTGGCCGCCCCCGAGAATTCCTAGCTTATAACCCGCTTTGAACATATCCTCGTTTGACATGGTTTGATTCTTGGGTCAATGGTTGAGTGGTGACCCCAGAATTTACACCCCTTAAAACCAATTTCCCTTTATGTTTGGCGCCGATGGTGGGCTTGAGTCACGTCTGTTTGCGCGACGTCGTTCGCGAATATATGCCTAAGGGAGCAAAGACCATTTGGCCCAGCGAAATGTTAAGCACCCGTCGATTGCCCTACGAGGATCTCACTCAAGTGGCCGAGGGGATGAATAGCGCCGGAGATGATTTTTGGGCGCCGCAAATTTTAGGGAACGAAGAAAAATTCATCGCGGCCTCGATCCAAAAGCTCGAAGATCACGGGGCTCATGCCATCGATATCAATATGGGTTGTCCTGTGCAGAAAGCTCTTCGCCACAACTATGGCGTCGCTCTCATGGGAGATGTGGATTACGCCGCGAAGGTTGTGGAGATGACCGTGCGGAACACGAAACTCCCGGTCTCTGTGAAGCTTCGTGCGGGCTTTGAGAGTGATCCGCAAAAACTTCTCAACTTTACTCGAGCTTTAGAAAACGCCGGCGCGGCATGGATCACGCTCCACCCGCGAACCGTAGAACAAAAGCGCAAAGGTGAGGCGGACTGGTCGCAAATCGCATTTTTAAGAAAAGAATTAAAAATTCCGGTGATAGGAAATGGCGATGTGCAGACCGCAGAGGATGCCATCTCTCTTTTAGAGAAGACCGACTGTCATATGGCCATGGTGGGGAGGGCTCTTGTGGCGCGCCCCTGGTTGATGTGGCAGTATGGAGAGAAGATGGGCTTTGAGAATCCCGAGGGGAAAGAAGGCCGTGCACCGAGGACGCCTCAAGAGGAAGCTCGGGAGTACTTTATTTGTGCGCGTAAGATGATGGTGCAAATGCAAGAAAAGTTTAAACCGACGGTGGCTTTTCGAAAATATATTTTCTATATCAAAACCAGTTCGGTATGGATGGACTATGGTCACTACATTTGGTCGAGAATGACGAAGTGCAAACAATGGGACGACATCGCGATCGCCCTCGATGAGCTCGAGGGCCAAGCGTTTTTAATGCACGAGAGAACCGAGCTTCGAATTTAACGGCTTAAACAAGTAGGGGATCGAGTCCACCTTTTTGATCTAGCGCCGCGAGGTCGGTGTATCCGCCAATTAATTTATCGTCGATAAAAATTTGCGGAACAGTCATCATTCCTGTGCGGTTCTTAAGTTCCGTGTAAAGCGCGGGATCGTCGTCGACTTTGATTTCGTCGTAGCTGACATTTTTTGATTTAAAAAGAGCCTTCGCTCGATCGCAATAAGGACAGTAGGTCTTAGAATAAATCACAACTTTAGCCATAATAGGATCTCCTTTATTATTGCTACCTTATCTCTTAGCAAAGTTAGAGATATTTGGGAATCATAATCTCGGGAGCTAAATCCTGAGAGTGTCCTGTGATTTCTGGAGCGAAATGATTCTCTAGAACGTCGTAGATCGGAGGTAAACTTTCGAGCTGTTTGATTTTTTGAAACAACAGTTTAGCCTCTCCATATGATTGAGCCATAATGCGAAGCTGTTGTTTCGATCGGCACACGGCCGTGCGCGGAGACAGGCGTTGCTCCGAGAGCCGCACATAACTCAAGATCAGAGTCTGCCACTGGTGCCATGGTTTTTTAGGCTGCCCTGTCTTCGCTTCCGTGGCGAGGCCGGGATTAGCAATGAGGCCTCGGCCCATCATCACATGTTTGCAACCGGAAACGTTC is from Bdellovibrionales bacterium and encodes:
- a CDS encoding aspartate kinase, producing the protein MNKREKADQIIVKKFGGTSVGSIERIERVADRLIEDHKKGQRFVVVVSAMAGETNRLVAQAQEILPGFRGPAYDMLVASGEQVSVSLLSIALEKRGYKAHPFLGFQLGIQTDSLYSRARITNIKTENLLKSLENDEIPVIAGFQGIDDQFNITTLGRGGSDTTAVA
- a CDS encoding LTA synthase family protein, translated to MKIRVLFRFVLFHLLFLSLLRVIFYFVFNTPSGYSGAELVKAFYLGAKFDLRLILLMAFPLIFVGWGDFQPLTSLKTRRVWSIVYVFLMAGVAITYILDFGHFGYLATRINSTVFAFLKDPDISGRMLWQSYPVIWITLGFLLFLGIYYRLFMSLILKTRKTYIIWIPPSALLLSFVVVFFYGLYGHFSQYPLRWSDAFFSPHHFLSHLSLNPVLYLVETSEFQDRKTVDIDKVRGSYSILASYLGVDQPDENTLNFSRKVFAAEGASAHPAGTPPLNVVVIVMESMAISKTSLTANPLRPTPSLEALAKDSYWFSNYYSPTEGTARNMFGIMTAIPDVYKGETSSRNPLTVDQHVIMNDYNNYKKWYFLGGSASWANIRGIFSHNIEGIDIIEEGSFAKGRTDVWGISDLDLFIEAHRRFAEHPKDKPFVAVIQTASFHRPYTIPKDSKGFKNLNVDLKSLKEAGFYSLEQFNSLRFSDFSLGYFFKLARKSGYYKNTLFVVTGDHGLPDDGGINVTEARQALILEKYHVPLILHNKHLFPNTFNDSRPASHLDVMTTAASLARVNHVNTTLGRNLFDSRFDQERYAFIYNYSSVANEYGLINEDYYYRHDDVVGDQFYNYSADSGAKDVKEQFPELFQRMKALAQAYYETARYMLYNNKKHQP
- a CDS encoding CAP domain-containing protein — its product is MKKLILLLAAGLFTVNCGKKMSAQNIDADQQAQSSQYAPVLNADLGTTNTTTTHTTPQPDLNQILNVIGSIQNNNNSVGLGNMLGGLFGGGNGTTAGLTNIIGNLFGGSGASGSNGTCSTISSLLGIGSQIFMGGNPLVGAAVPTIANLLLGCGGSASGLAGLLPTGHSGVTQVIGQLANLMLQNNAGANPFSALLNIQNINDVSGMINILTGLVGQSGTPELASLLQTVQTYAGFLNNGTVNPACGSMNPVACQVFGFINQIRKQNDLSILPFNPICAQAAQSHSQDLSLNSLLSHFGSDGSTPEDRVAELGLVGTVVENIVKGKKLSAAEAVQMLLASPKNAQHIMDPNLKSLGIGFFDGIFTQCSVK
- a CDS encoding TonB family protein, whose protein sequence is MESREIKFIVASIFVHGLIFASMIIDLKWNKKEVYTDSDVLLMGENTGTKINPPKPKADKVLKPKVPMENDPNAVKTNERVAQEETEQSEGTFGQGGTKPLEYFTELSAWIKVNQKYPKMARRLGQEGDVKVGFNVNPDGRLTDIRVIEQSPHEALNQAATELIAASSPFKPFPDNFPKKPIWKEQPVSYKLVE
- the purE gene encoding 5-(carboxyamino)imidazole ribonucleotide mutase, which encodes MKKSRAQKDVAIAMGSDSDLRVMNDAAQVLKDFGVSFEVRILSAHRTPEAMLEFAETASDKGFKVIIAGAGGAAHLPGMMASATTLPVIGVPVKLKHLNGIDSLLSIAQMPKGVPVATVAIDNASNAALLAVRILAVSDTQLTQKLTDYKKSMKKKVTKADLKVKTRWKKS
- a CDS encoding 5-(carboxyamino)imidazole ribonucleotide synthase, producing MFKAGYKLGILGGGQLARMLTLAAHKMGFETHIYSESSDDPAAQVTAHHHKNKMNDENALRQFLGEMDVVTFESEFLDAELLARANKGKNRLFPTPELMGVLQDRKTQKQLFDDHSIPTAPWLNIENSEQMSQVLGQLEVPLVLKKRRFGYDGYGTYVIRDQQAANEMLARLEATPALQNEKFIAEQFIPFQRELACIFARNRKGEVTHYPLVESLQKDSRCFWTMGPIQNKKFMTLSKKIKKFLNKIDYVGVMGIEFFETKKGLFVNEIAPRVHNSGHYTMDAFQVDQFALHLKAVIGASLEIPTSPHGGFAMVNLLGENENVTPQWKVSEDVAIHWYGKKQNRVGRKMGHMNSVGSNPKKALKKALKAREKVQL
- a CDS encoding tRNA-dihydrouridine synthase family protein translates to MVGLSHVCLRDVVREYMPKGAKTIWPSEMLSTRRLPYEDLTQVAEGMNSAGDDFWAPQILGNEEKFIAASIQKLEDHGAHAIDINMGCPVQKALRHNYGVALMGDVDYAAKVVEMTVRNTKLPVSVKLRAGFESDPQKLLNFTRALENAGAAWITLHPRTVEQKRKGEADWSQIAFLRKELKIPVIGNGDVQTAEDAISLLEKTDCHMAMVGRALVARPWLMWQYGEKMGFENPEGKEGRAPRTPQEEAREYFICARKMMVQMQEKFKPTVAFRKYIFYIKTSSVWMDYGHYIWSRMTKCKQWDDIAIALDELEGQAFLMHERTELRI
- the grxC gene encoding glutaredoxin 3, with product MAKVVIYSKTYCPYCDRAKALFKSKNVSYDEIKVDDDPALYTELKNRTGMMTVPQIFIDDKLIGGYTDLAALDQKGGLDPLLV